A single Vigna radiata var. radiata cultivar VC1973A chromosome 8, Vradiata_ver6, whole genome shotgun sequence DNA region contains:
- the LOC106771981 gene encoding pleiotropic drug resistance protein 2, with product MEEGVDADEVVRSASSLRMSIGSLSRRSWVSAGVSEVWGAGHGGDVFDRSTRVDHHDDDEEELKWAAIERLPTFERVRKSLVKRVLEETGTFDYEEVDISNLGFQNKKKLLHAILTTVEQDNERFLRRMRERIDRVGIEIPKVEVRFEDLFVEGDAFNGSRALPTLVNSTMNVMERVLESVNLLPSKKKVIKILQGVSGIVKPARLTLLLGPPRSGKTTLLQALAGKLDRDLRVSGRVTYCGHELSEFVPQRTCAYISQHNVHHGEMTVRETLDFSGRCLGVGTRHELLLELIKREKQAGFKPDPEIDAFMKATAVEGQETSLITDYVLKVLGLEICADTLVGDEMRRGISGGEKKRLTTGEMLVGPAKVFLMDEISTGLDSSTTFQIVKFLKQLVHVMDVTMIISLLQPAPEAFNLFDDIILLSEGHIVYQGPRESVLSFFESVGFKCPERKGVADFLQEVTSRKDQEQYWFARDKPYHYVSVPEFVAHFNNFGIGQQLSQELQVPYDRAKTHPAALVKDKYGISKLELLKACFAREWLLMKRSAFLYIFKTTQITIMSLITMTVFFRTQMRSGHLEDGGKYYGALFFSLTNIMFNGMAELAMTIFRLPVFFKQRDSLFYPAWAFALPIWIFRIPLSIVESGLWVVLTYYTVGYAPAASRFFGQFLAFVCVHQMGISLFRFIAAVGRTQVVANTFGFFVLLLIYVLGGFIIAKDDLEPWMKWGYYVSPMMYGQNAIAINEFLAPRWSAPNVDRRIPGRTVGKALLKVRSMYTEEYWYWICIGALLGFSLLFNICFIIALTFLNPYGDSKSIFIEEQIEKKGTEERSSISAEKNSRENSTPEEDTLTTKRGMVLPFRPLSIAFDHVNYYIKMPTEMEKHGIEGSRLQLLRDVSGAFRPGVLTALIGVTGAGKTTLMDVLAGRKTGGYIEGSIKISGYPKKQATFARISGYCEQNDIHSPNITVHESVMFSAWLRLGKEVNSKTRKMFVEEVMNLVELHPVRNFLVGLPGIDGLSTEQRKRLTIAVELVANPSIIFMDEPTSGLDARAAAIVMRTVRNTADTGRTIVCTIHQPSIDLFEAFDELLLMKRGGQLIYNGPLGQQSQKLIEYFEAIPGVPKIKEGYNPATWALEISSPAVESQLGVDFAELYKKSELYQRNRELIKELSTPSEGTKELDFPNKYSQSFVTQCIACFWKQNLSYWRNPQYNAIRLFMSITIGVIFGLVFWKKGKKIDTEQDLMNLMGAVFTAVFFLGGSNTTSVQPIVAIERTVLYREKAAGLYSSLTYAIGQVAVECIYVGIQTFTFSVILFSMMGFLWQVDKFLWFYFFMFISFVYFTLYGMMTAALTPNPQIAAIVMAFFLVFWNVFSGFIIPKSKIPIWWRWYYWGCPTAWSLYGIVTSQVGDKTNNILVPGSKSVSVKAYLRKEFDYDYDFLGIVVAALIAFVTLFLFVFAYGIKVLNFQKR from the exons ATGGAGGAAGGGGTGGATGCAGATGAGGTGGTGCGGTCAGCGAGCAGCTTGAGGATGAGCATAGGATCTCTGAGCAGAAGAAGCTGGGTGTCAGCTGGTGTTTCTGAGGTGTGGGGTGCTGGACATGGCGGTGATGTCTTTGACAGAAGCACAAGAGTGGATCATCACGACgatgatgaagaagagctcaagtGGGCAGCCATAGAGAGGCTTCCAACATTTGAAAGGGTAAGGAAAAGCCTCGTCAAAAGGGTCTTAGAAGAGACCGGAACCTTCGATTATGAAGAGGTCGATATATCCAACCTAGGTTTTCAGAACAAGAAGAAACTCCTCCATGCCATTCTGACCACCGTTGAACAAGACAACGAGAGGTTTCTCCGTCGCATGAGGGAGAGGATTGATAG GGTGGGTATAGAGATTCCAAAAGTTGAAGTCCGATTTGAAGATTTGTTTGTGGAAGGAGATGCATTTAATGGAAGCAGAGCACTGCCAACCTTGGTGAACTCCACCATGAATGTCATGGAG AGAGTTCTTGAATCAGTTAATCTTCTTCcatcaaagaaaaaagttatcaaGATACTCCAAGGTGTTAGTGGAATTGTCAAGCCTGCAAG ATTGACCTTGCTTTTGGGGCCCCCAAGATCAGGAAAAACTACACTGTTGCAAGCACTTGCTGGGAAACTGGACAGGGATTTAAGG GTTTCCGGAAGAGTCACTTACTGTGGTCATGAGTTATCAGAATTTGTTCCTCAAAGAACATGTGCTTATATTAGTCAGCATAATGTTCATCATGGAGAGATGACAGTAAGAGAAACGCTGGATTTTTCTGGACGCTGCTTGGGAGTTGGAACACGGCATGAGCTACTACTAGAATTGATAAAGCGAGAAAAACAGGCCGGATTTAAACCAGATCCAGAGATAGATGCCTTCATGAAAGCCACAGCAGTGGAAGGTCAAGAAACAAGTCTCATTACAGATTATGTTCTCAAG GTTCTTGGATTGGAAATATGTGCTGATACTTTGGTGGGAGATGAGATGAGGAGGGGAATATCTGGTGGAGAGAAAAAGAGGTTAACTACTG GTGAGATGTTGGTGGGACCTGCAAAAGTGTTCTTAATGGATGAGATTTCAACTGGATTGGATAGTTCCACAACCTTCCAAATAGTCAAGTTCTTGAAGCAGTTAGTGCATGTCATGGATGTAACAATGATAATCTCTCTTTTACAGCCTGCACCAGAAGCATTTAACCTTTTTGATGACATAATCTTGCTTTCAGAAGGTCACATTGTCTATCAAGGTCCACGTGAGAGTGTTCTCAGCTTTTTCGAGAGTGTGGGCTTCAAATGCCCGGAAAGGAAAGGTGTTGCAGACTTCTTACAGGAGGTTACTTCCAGAAAGGACCAAGAGCAATACTGGTTCGCAAGGGACAAGCCTTACCATTATGTCAGCGTTCCTGAGTTTGTAGCTCACTTCAACAATTTTGGCATTGGCCAACAACTTTCCCAAGAACTTCAGGTTCCTTATGACCGTGCCAAAACTCACCCAGCTGCTTTGGTTAAAGATAAATATGGGATCTCAAAACTAGAACTCTTGAAGGCATGCTTTGCAAGAGAGTGGCTACTGATGAAGCGCAGTGCTTTTCTATACATATTTAAAACTACTCAGATTACGATAATGTCATTGATTACTATGACAGTGTTTTTTAGGACACAGATGAGAAGTGGTCACCTTGAGGATGGGGGAAAATACTATGGTGCACTGTTCTTTAGCCTCACAAACATAATGTTCAATGGAATGGCTGAGCTTGCAATGACTATTTTTAGACTTCCGGTTTTCTTCAAGCAAAGAGATTCACTGTTTTATCCAGCATGGGCTTTTGCACTTCCCATATGGATCTTTCGAATTCCTCTCTCTATTGTAGAGTCCGGATTATGGGTTGTCCTTACTTACTACACCGTAGGGTATGCTCCAGCTGCAAGTAG ATTTTTTGGTCAGTTCTTAGCATTTGTCTGCGTCCATCAAATGGGTATCTCACTGTTCCGATTCATTGCTGCTGTTGGGAGAACACAGGTTGTGGCAAACACGTTTGGTTTCTTTGTACTGCTGCTCATTTATGTTCTTGGTGGGTTCATTATTGCCAAAG ATGACCTTGAACCCTGGATGAAATGGGGCTATTATGTGTCTCCTATGATGTATGGTCAGAATGCCATTGCTATCAATGAATTCCTTGCCCCGAGATGGAGTGCT CCCAACGTGGACAGAAGAATTCCTGGGCGTACAGTTGGGAAAGCCCTTCTCAAGGTTAGAAGCATGTATACTGAAGAATATTGGTACTGGATTTGTATTGGTGCTCTTCTAGGCTTTTCTCTGCTTTTCAACATTTGTTTCATAATTGCTTTGACGTTTCTGAATC CATATGGAGATTCTAAATCTATTTTTATAGAGGAGCAAATCGAGAAAAAGGGAACTGAAGAAAGGAGTTCCATTTCAGCCG AAAAAAACAGCCGAGAGAATTCAACTCCTGAAGAAGACACTTTAACAACCAAGAGGGGAATGGTGTTACCCTTTAGGCCTCTATCGATTGCCTTTGATCACGTGAATTACTACATCAAAATGCCAACC GAAATGGAAAAACACGGAATTGAAGGGAGTCGACTTCAACTACTAAGAGATGTCAGTGGTGCTTTCAGGCCTGGAGTACTAACGGCATTAATAGGTGTAACTGGTGCTGGAAAAACCACATTGATGGATGTTCTAGCTGGAAGAAAAACTGGTGGTTATATTGAAGGAAGCATCAAAATATCTGGTTACCCAAAAAAGCAAGCAACTTTTGCTCGGATTAGTGGATATTGTGAGCAGAATGATATCCACTCTCCAAATATCACAGTGCACGAATCTGTTATGTTTTCTGCTTGGTTGCGTCTTGGCAAGGAGGTCAACAGTAAAACAAGGAAG ATGTTTGTGGAAGAAGTTATGAACCTTGTTGAGCTACATCCAGTGAGAAATTTTCTAGTAGGTCTTCCTGGGATTGATGGTTTATCAACTGAACAAAGAAAGAGACTCACCATTGCTGTAGAATTAGTTGCCAATCCTTCCATCATCTTTATGGACGAGCCAACGTCTGGTCTTGATGCTAGAGCTGCAGCAATTGTCATGCGCACTGTCAGAAATACAGCGGATACAGGTAGAACTATCGTCTGCACAATTCATCAACCAAGCATTGACTTATTCGAAGCTTTCGATGAG CTGCTTTTGATGAAAAGAGGAGGACAACTCATATATAATGGTCCCTTAGGTCAACAATCTCAGAAGCTTATAGAGTACTTTGAG GCTATTCCTGGAgttcctaaaattaaagaaGGTTATAATCCTGCAACTTGGGCTTTGGAGATCAGTTCACCAGCAGTTGAGAGTCAGCTCGGTGTAGACTTTGCAGAACTGTACAAGAAGTCAGAATTGTATCA GAGGAATCGAGAACTTATTAAAGAGCTAAGCACACCTTCAGAGGGAACAAAAGAGCTTGATTTCCCTAATAAATACTCCCAATCCTTCGTTACTCAATGTATAGCTTGCTTCTGGAAACAGAACTTGTCCTACTGGAGGAATCCTCAGTATAATGCAATCCGGCTCTTCATGTCAATAACTATAGGTGTTATTTTTGGACTCGTTTTCtggaaaaaaggaaagaaaat AGATACGGAGCAAGATCTAATGAATCTAATGGGAGCTGTCTTTACTGCTGTTTTCTTCCTTGGAGGGTCCAACACCACTAGCGTGCAACCCATAGTTGCAATAGAAAGAACAGTCTTATACCGTGAAAAGGCAGCTGGATTGTACTCATCTCTAACTTATGCAATTGGTCAG GTGGCAGTGGAATGTATTTATGTTGGAATACAGACATTTACATTTAGTGTTATCCTTTTCTCAATGATGGGGTTCCTTTGGCAAGTTGATAAGTTCTTGTGGTTCTACTTCTTTATGTTCATTTCGTTTGTCTACTTCACTCTTTATGGCATGATGACTGCAGCTCTAACACCAAACCCTCAAATTGCTGCAATTGTTATGGCCTTCTTTCTAGTGTTTTGGAACGTATTCTCAGGCTTCATTATCCCAAAATCG AAAATTCCAATATGGTGGAGGTGGTATTACTGGGGATGTCCAACTGCATGGAGTTTATATGGCATAGTGACTTCTCAGGTGGGAGACAAAACTAATAATATTCTGGTACCTGGATCCAAATCTGTGTCAGTAAAAGCATACCTTCGAAAAGAGTTCGATTATGACTATGACTTCCTTGGAATTGTTGTTGCGGCTCTTATTGCTTTTGTCACactgtttctttttgtttttgcatatgGTATCAAGGTTCTTAATTTCCAGAAGAGATAA